The following are encoded in a window of bacterium genomic DNA:
- a CDS encoding N-acetylmuramoyl-L-alanine amidase, with product MSKNIKITFLMFAVVALLVFSNSQEVLFRVSSLKDKIKESVSSIFFIHSVTSEKLQEKYGDSKRTNNKVRILVVPGHDEGTVGTRFADAKETDLNAVVAEEIFELLTQDGNFDPILLRNTFGYNTSFIEYLHSHREEINTFITDKKVEMTNLILEGLVDPHKGVMHNKAPGEVAFMLYGINKWANDLNVDIVIHIHFNDYPKKKSDSVGKYSGFAIYVPEEQYSNAKASRAIGEKVLSSISRFYPTSNLPAESGGLVPEQWLIAIGASNTLDAASLFLELGYIYESILHPASIREKTLNHLAWLTYDGLLDFFEGESDGRRTFEPYLRHEFSRDIGLDAKKDTDVWHLQTFLAYEGHYPPKGKTSRNCPLNGYFGPCTEMAVKTFQEINNIPATGFVGSATRSALNNN from the coding sequence ATGAGCAAAAATATTAAAATCACGTTTTTAATGTTTGCTGTTGTCGCCCTTTTGGTTTTTTCAAATAGCCAAGAGGTTTTATTTCGTGTTTCTTCCTTAAAGGATAAGATAAAAGAGTCGGTATCTTCCATCTTTTTTATACACAGCGTCACCTCCGAAAAACTTCAGGAAAAATATGGCGACTCAAAAAGAACTAACAACAAAGTCCGAATTTTGGTGGTACCGGGCCATGACGAAGGAACTGTGGGAACGCGATTTGCCGACGCGAAAGAAACAGACCTAAACGCGGTGGTGGCCGAGGAAATTTTTGAACTTCTGACGCAAGACGGAAACTTTGACCCGATTCTTTTGAGAAACACATTCGGCTACAACACAAGTTTCATTGAATATCTGCATTCACACAGGGAAGAAATCAATACTTTTATAACCGATAAAAAAGTGGAAATGACGAATCTAATATTAGAAGGTTTGGTTGACCCTCATAAGGGGGTGATGCACAACAAAGCTCCCGGTGAAGTGGCTTTCATGCTTTACGGCATCAACAAATGGGCCAATGACTTAAATGTTGACATCGTCATTCATATACATTTTAACGATTATCCAAAAAAGAAAAGTGACTCCGTGGGCAAATACAGTGGTTTTGCCATATATGTTCCGGAGGAACAGTACTCAAACGCCAAGGCCTCTCGCGCCATAGGAGAAAAGGTCTTATCTTCCATTTCACGCTTCTATCCTACGAGTAATTTGCCCGCGGAAAGCGGAGGTTTGGTGCCCGAACAGTGGCTCATAGCGATAGGAGCTTCAAACACTTTGGATGCCGCTTCTCTTTTTCTGGAACTCGGCTATATTTACGAGTCAATTCTACATCCGGCTTCAATAAGGGAGAAGACACTTAATCATTTAGCGTGGCTTACATACGATGGACTTCTGGATTTCTTTGAAGGTGAAAGTGATGGAAGAAGGACTTTTGAACCTTATCTGCGACATGAGTTTAGCCGGGACATCGGTCTTGACGCGAAAAAAGACACTGATGTTTGGCATCTGCAAACTTTTTTGGCGTATGAAGGACATTACCCTCCAAAGGGAAAAACTTCGCGTAACTGTCCCCTAAACGGCTATTTTGGACCTTGTACCGAAATGGCCGTAAAAACATTTCAGGAAATAAACAATATTCCCGCGACTGGGTTTGTCGGCTCCGCGACTCGTTCGGCGTTGAACAATAATTAG